A DNA window from Chlamydia buteonis contains the following coding sequences:
- a CDS encoding ABC transporter permease, whose product MFRYIKKRLVFNLLSLWIILTLTFLVMKTIPGDPFNDESSNTLSQETLQILKSRYGLNKPLYQQYIHYLKSLITLDFGNSLVYKDRSVTSIIATAFPASAILGLESLLLSISGGISLGTLAALRKKKQGRYILFSSILQISIPAFVLATMLQYIFAVKIPIFPIACWGNFYHTILPSLALAITPMAFITQLTFSSVSSVLNKDYVLLAYAKGLSPIKVILKHILPYAVFPTISYAAFLVTTVMTGTFAIENIFCIPGLGKWFVCSIKQRDYPVTLGLSVFYGAFFMLASLLSDLIQAMIDPQLRYSYKEADKEVSFSQESEHL is encoded by the coding sequence ATGTTCCGTTATATAAAGAAACGCCTGGTATTTAACTTGCTTTCTTTATGGATTATCCTAACCCTCACTTTCCTCGTCATGAAAACCATTCCTGGCGATCCATTTAATGATGAAAGTAGCAACACCTTATCACAAGAAACTCTACAGATCCTTAAGTCTCGCTACGGATTAAATAAACCCCTATATCAGCAGTACATTCATTATCTCAAATCTTTAATAACTTTAGATTTTGGGAATTCCCTTGTTTACAAAGATCGCAGCGTAACGAGCATTATCGCGACAGCATTTCCAGCATCAGCAATTTTAGGACTTGAAAGCCTCCTACTTTCGATTTCCGGAGGAATATCACTAGGAACTCTGGCAGCATTAAGAAAGAAAAAACAAGGGCGCTATATCCTTTTTTCTTCCATTTTACAAATTTCCATTCCAGCTTTTGTTTTAGCCACAATGCTGCAGTATATTTTTGCAGTAAAAATCCCCATTTTCCCCATAGCTTGCTGGGGGAATTTCTACCACACTATTTTGCCGTCCCTAGCTTTAGCAATAACACCGATGGCCTTCATCACACAATTAACTTTCTCATCAGTATCTTCAGTCTTAAATAAAGACTATGTGTTGCTCGCCTATGCTAAAGGACTCTCTCCAATAAAAGTTATACTTAAACACATTCTTCCCTATGCAGTGTTTCCCACTATTTCCTACGCTGCATTTCTTGTGACTACAGTTATGACAGGAACATTCGCTATAGAGAATATTTTCTGCATACCAGGTTTAGGAAAATGGTTCGTCTGTAGTATTAAACAGCGCGATTATCCAGTAACTCTAGGATTATCGGTATTTTATGGAGCTTTCTTCATGCTAGCTTCCCTACTTTCAGATCTAATACAAGCAATGATAGATCCCCAGCTGCGCTATTCCTATAAAGAAGCTGATAAAGAAGTGAGTTTTTCTCAAGAAAGTGAACATCTCTAA
- a CDS encoding ABC transporter permease, translating into MDIPLKSSQPTLWQRMKGNTMFMVGASLLATLIIGAVLLPWIYPNYEQTSLEHTLKQPGRMFPFGTDSLGRCMLARTVQGLRLSLLIAVTATLIDVLVGLFWSTVALSSGKKVAFLMMRITEILFSIPRIPVIILLLVIFDHGIIPLILAMTLTGWIPIARIIYGQFLLLENKEFVLSAKTMNASTFHILRKHLLPNTLTPIISTLIFTIPGAIYTEAFISFLGLGIQPPQASLGTLVKEGINAIDYYPWLFFFPSFFMTTLSISFNLIGEGAKALFIEENSHA; encoded by the coding sequence ATGGACATTCCTTTAAAATCTTCTCAACCCACTCTATGGCAACGTATGAAAGGAAATACCATGTTTATGGTAGGAGCTTCGTTGCTAGCAACCTTAATCATAGGAGCCGTTCTTCTTCCATGGATTTACCCTAATTATGAACAGACATCTTTAGAACACACCCTAAAACAACCGGGAAGAATGTTTCCTTTTGGAACCGATTCTCTAGGGCGTTGCATGCTAGCAAGAACGGTTCAAGGTCTGCGCCTGTCCCTTCTTATTGCAGTTACGGCCACCCTTATCGATGTCTTAGTAGGACTGTTTTGGTCTACAGTAGCATTATCTTCAGGGAAAAAAGTTGCTTTCCTCATGATGCGCATTACAGAAATCTTATTTTCGATTCCTAGAATCCCCGTCATCATTCTTCTTCTTGTTATTTTTGATCACGGAATCATTCCTTTGATTCTTGCTATGACACTTACAGGGTGGATACCTATAGCACGAATTATATATGGACAATTTTTATTGTTAGAAAATAAAGAATTTGTACTTTCCGCAAAGACTATGAACGCCTCTACATTTCATATTCTCAGGAAACACTTACTTCCTAATACGCTAACACCTATTATCTCCACATTAATCTTCACTATTCCTGGAGCCATTTATACAGAAGCGTTTATTAGTTTTTTAGGCTTAGGTATCCAACCTCCTCAAGCCAGCCTAGGAACATTGGTAAAAGAAGGTATCAATGCTATTGACTACTACCCATGGTTATTTTTCTTTCCCTCATTTTTCATGACCACACTCTCGATAAGCTTTAACCTCATCGGGGAAGGAGCAAAAGCACTATTCATCGAGGAAAATTCTCATGCCTGA
- a CDS encoding DUF1186 domain-containing protein — translation MTMEISHILEDLAYDEGILPREAIEAAIVKHTQITPYLLQILEDATERVAELINDGSYQGHLYAMYLLAQFRETRALPLIIKLFSYSDDTPHAIAGDVLTEDLSRILASVCDDESLIKELIESPGINPYVKAAGISSLVHLVGIKKISREATIRYFGELLNYRLEKSRSFAWDSLIAAICALYPGELFYPISKAFNAGLVDITFISMEDVINIINEETIESCLQELLSSPELINDTLEEMEKWLEDFPIEP, via the coding sequence TTGACGATGGAAATTTCTCATATCTTGGAAGACCTCGCTTACGACGAAGGGATACTTCCCAGAGAAGCTATAGAAGCTGCGATCGTCAAACATACACAAATCACTCCCTACCTACTTCAGATTCTCGAAGACGCTACAGAACGCGTGGCAGAATTAATCAACGACGGTAGTTATCAAGGGCATCTTTATGCTATGTATTTGCTAGCACAGTTTCGAGAAACTCGAGCTCTTCCATTAATTATTAAGCTCTTTTCTTACTCTGATGACACGCCTCATGCAATTGCTGGTGACGTTCTTACCGAAGATCTCTCAAGAATCCTTGCAAGCGTATGTGACGATGAATCTTTAATTAAAGAGCTCATAGAATCCCCAGGTATTAATCCTTATGTAAAAGCCGCAGGAATTTCTAGTCTTGTGCATCTTGTGGGAATAAAAAAAATCTCTAGAGAGGCAACTATCCGTTATTTTGGAGAACTGCTAAACTATAGATTAGAAAAAAGTCGTTCTTTTGCTTGGGATAGTCTCATTGCTGCTATATGTGCTTTGTATCCCGGGGAATTATTCTATCCGATTAGCAAAGCTTTTAATGCCGGTCTTGTAGATATAACTTTCATAAGCATGGAAGATGTAATAAATATCATAAATGAAGAAACTATTGAGTCCTGTCTTCAGGAACTTCTGTCCTCACCAGAACTCATTAACGACACCCTAGAAGAAATGGAAAAATGGCTCGAAGATTTTCCTATAGAGCCTTAA
- a CDS encoding ABC transporter ATP-binding protein — MTNLITIKNLSISIRKQVILNDINLELKKGECLTVVGASGSGKSSLALAILGLMRPNEGTITFHVDPKTPKAKTVQIVWQDIHSSLNPTMSVEDLILEPLHIIGTYSKEKQKEKILSVLHLVNLPLSVLRLKPYKLSGGQKQRVAIAKALVCEPDLLICDEPISALDTLNHSLILELFQTIKQQCESTLLFITHDMSAAYYIADTIAVMDKGSLVEYAPREKIFMDPKHKKTQELLDAIPLFSLEDTECNHSYTAHEKVLI, encoded by the coding sequence ATGACTAATTTAATTACCATCAAGAACCTATCCATTTCAATTAGAAAGCAAGTCATTCTCAATGACATTAACCTAGAACTCAAAAAAGGAGAATGTCTGACTGTTGTCGGTGCGAGTGGTTCAGGAAAGTCTTCTCTAGCTTTGGCAATTTTAGGATTAATGCGGCCAAATGAAGGGACAATTACCTTTCATGTTGACCCTAAAACCCCAAAGGCAAAAACAGTACAAATTGTCTGGCAAGACATACACTCAAGCTTAAATCCTACAATGAGTGTCGAAGACCTTATTTTAGAACCTCTCCACATCATAGGAACCTACTCTAAAGAAAAACAAAAAGAAAAAATCCTAAGTGTCTTACATCTCGTTAACTTACCTTTATCAGTATTACGATTAAAACCTTATAAGCTTAGCGGAGGCCAAAAACAACGCGTAGCAATTGCAAAAGCTTTAGTTTGTGAGCCTGATCTCCTTATTTGCGACGAGCCAATATCCGCTCTAGACACCCTAAATCACTCACTAATCTTAGAACTTTTCCAAACAATAAAACAGCAATGTGAAAGCACCCTTCTATTCATTACCCACGACATGTCAGCAGCATACTATATTGCAGACACCATTGCTGTTATGGATAAAGGATCTCTTGTAGAATACGCACCTCGAGAAAAAATTTTCATGGATCCTAAACATAAAAAAACTCAAGAACTTCTAGATGCTATACCCCTATTTTCTCTAGAAGATACCGAATGTAACCACAGCTATACAGCTCATGAGAAAGTACTCATTTAA
- a CDS encoding ABC transporter substrate-binding protein — MRNPQSKSTRKRTTRKKAQKYFEEAKSTLSEKELAELSLIYLQESSIFSFVVQALQQQFKNVLGIHIPIPSIEYFCFLEKRNQGDFYLSVGEWIAEYLHARNFLTIMGNPENKETSHQLGRWNNKQFNKILGKYHRSTFTEED, encoded by the coding sequence ATCCGAAATCCACAATCAAAAAGTACTAGGAAAAGAACAACGAGAAAAAAAGCCCAAAAATACTTTGAAGAAGCAAAATCTACTCTATCAGAAAAAGAACTCGCTGAACTCTCTCTTATTTACCTTCAAGAATCCAGCATTTTTTCGTTCGTAGTTCAAGCACTACAACAACAATTTAAAAATGTTCTCGGTATACACATACCAATTCCAAGTATTGAGTACTTTTGTTTTTTAGAAAAAAGAAATCAAGGAGATTTTTATCTATCTGTAGGAGAATGGATTGCAGAATACCTCCATGCTAGAAATTTCCTTACTATAATGGGGAATCCAGAAAATAAAGAGACGAGCCATCAATTAGGAAGGTGGAATAATAAACAGTTTAACAAAATCCTAGGAAAATACCATAGGTCAACATTCACTGAGGAAGATTAA
- a CDS encoding peptide ABC transporter substrate-binding protein, producing MHKFLTPILSIILFLGISPLCTSCYTNTSKHQNSLKIAISHDPMSLDPRSACLSKDISIAQALYEGLVRERSANPEPALAQYYTISSDQTVYTFYLKEASWSNGDPVTAYDFEESIKQIHKLEVACSSNFLLGVIKNSHAVMSKQLPVDTLGIRAVNASQLEITLEKPIPHFLEILAYPIFFPVHKSLREFSASRGTKLPNITNGPFLIEDYQPQNKLIIKKNPLYHDKQAVHLDTITFQIVPDTHTATQLLQKNLIDWVGSPWSSPISKEDQHHIPKDKLHNYPVLGTTALICNLKHSPTNSLALRKALAYAIDKTTLLQFISHGKVAEHFLPPELSKLPKQSHQSPEERKELARAYFKEAEKELSLKYIAELSIIYPLESACLNAIVQEIQQQIKKVLGIHVPIQGMEYHCFLDKRRRGDFTLATGRWIADYPRPTSFLSILGNLKNDEPTKSLTKWENAQYNHVLTTLLSKDETMKDQIVAEELIEEDLPIIPLYHFEYTYAANPKIQNSYTSLLGHIDLKEAEISK from the coding sequence ATGCACAAATTCCTAACCCCCATTCTATCGATTATTCTATTTCTGGGAATTTCACCGCTATGCACAAGTTGTTATACAAATACTTCTAAACACCAGAACTCTCTAAAAATAGCGATTAGCCACGATCCTATGTCTTTAGACCCTAGAAGTGCTTGTTTAAGTAAAGATATCTCTATAGCCCAAGCTCTCTATGAAGGTCTTGTGAGGGAACGTTCGGCTAATCCTGAGCCCGCTCTTGCGCAATATTATACAATATCTAGCGACCAAACAGTCTATACTTTTTATCTTAAAGAGGCTTCATGGAGTAATGGAGATCCTGTAACTGCTTATGATTTCGAAGAATCCATAAAACAAATTCATAAGCTCGAAGTAGCCTGTTCTTCAAATTTTCTTCTCGGTGTGATTAAAAATTCGCATGCCGTGATGAGTAAACAGCTGCCTGTGGACACCTTGGGAATTCGCGCAGTCAATGCATCGCAATTAGAAATTACCTTAGAAAAACCTATTCCCCACTTTTTAGAAATTCTTGCCTATCCGATTTTCTTCCCTGTACATAAATCCCTCAGGGAATTTTCTGCTTCAAGGGGAACCAAACTCCCTAATATCACTAATGGCCCTTTTCTCATTGAAGATTACCAACCTCAAAACAAACTGATCATTAAGAAAAATCCCCTTTATCACGATAAACAAGCGGTGCATCTTGATACCATCACTTTCCAAATTGTTCCCGATACACATACAGCCACACAACTTCTTCAAAAAAATCTGATTGACTGGGTGGGTTCCCCGTGGAGTTCTCCAATTTCTAAAGAAGACCAACATCATATCCCGAAAGATAAGTTGCACAATTATCCCGTTCTAGGAACGACAGCTCTAATATGTAACCTAAAACATAGCCCAACTAATAGCTTAGCACTACGAAAAGCCCTAGCCTATGCCATTGATAAAACTACCTTATTACAGTTTATCAGCCATGGAAAAGTCGCCGAACATTTCCTACCGCCAGAACTATCAAAACTCCCTAAACAATCCCATCAATCACCAGAAGAACGCAAAGAATTAGCACGCGCGTATTTTAAAGAAGCTGAGAAAGAACTGTCTCTCAAATATATCGCAGAATTATCTATTATTTATCCTTTGGAATCTGCATGTCTGAACGCTATTGTTCAAGAGATACAACAACAAATCAAAAAGGTTCTAGGGATTCATGTCCCTATCCAAGGTATGGAATATCATTGTTTTTTAGATAAAAGACGTCGCGGAGACTTTACCCTAGCCACCGGAAGATGGATAGCCGACTATCCAAGGCCAACATCGTTCCTTTCAATTCTCGGCAACCTTAAAAATGACGAGCCAACAAAATCACTAACAAAGTGGGAAAATGCCCAATACAATCATGTCCTGACGACTCTACTTTCAAAAGATGAAACCATGAAAGATCAAATCGTAGCTGAAGAACTCATAGAAGAAGATCTTCCTATTATTCCTCTTTACCATTTTGAATATACCTACGCAGCTAACCCCAAAATTCAAAACTCCTACACCTCATTACTCGGACATATTGACCTGAAAGAAGCAGAGATTTCGAAATAA
- a CDS encoding anion permease, with translation MKKQKRFLSLLFLTFVLLGIWFCPHPEAINPNAWHLFAVFTTTILGIILQPVPMGAIVIIGISTLLLTQTLTLEQGLSGFHDPIAWLVFLSFSIAKGIIKTGLGERVAYFFVSILGKNPLGLSYGLVITDFLLAPAIPSVTARSGGILYPVVMGLSESFGSSAEKGTERLIGSFLVKVAYQSSVITSAMFLTAMAGNPLLAALASNAGIALTWATWAKAAVIPGLLSLVLMPMVLYKLQPPTITSCEEAIRTAKLRLKEMGPLKKGEKIILMIFILLVVLWTFGDLLRISATTAALIGLSLLILTNILDWHKDVMANTTAWETFIWFGALIMMASFLNQLGFIPLIGDSVAAGVAGLSWKVGFPILFLMYFYSHYLFASNTAHIGAMFPVFLAVSIALGTNPIFACLVLAFSSNLFGGLTHYGSGPAPLYFGSQLVSIKDWWQSGFILSVVNIAIWVGIGSLWWKILGLI, from the coding sequence GTGAAAAAACAAAAACGGTTCCTGTCTCTTTTATTTCTCACATTCGTACTCTTAGGCATATGGTTTTGTCCTCACCCAGAAGCAATAAATCCCAATGCTTGGCATCTATTTGCTGTATTCACAACGACAATTTTAGGCATTATCCTACAGCCTGTGCCTATGGGAGCCATAGTCATTATCGGGATTTCTACACTGTTACTTACTCAAACATTAACCCTAGAACAAGGTCTATCAGGATTTCATGATCCTATAGCTTGGTTGGTCTTTCTATCATTTTCCATAGCAAAAGGAATTATTAAAACGGGTCTTGGAGAACGCGTTGCTTACTTTTTTGTAAGCATCTTAGGGAAAAATCCTCTGGGATTAAGCTATGGATTGGTAATTACTGATTTTCTATTAGCGCCTGCCATTCCTAGTGTTACAGCACGATCCGGAGGCATTCTCTATCCAGTAGTTATGGGTCTATCAGAATCTTTCGGGAGCTCCGCAGAAAAAGGAACAGAAAGACTGATTGGCTCGTTCCTAGTTAAAGTAGCCTATCAAAGTTCTGTAATTACCAGCGCCATGTTTCTTACAGCTATGGCCGGCAACCCTTTATTAGCAGCTTTAGCAAGTAATGCGGGCATAGCACTTACTTGGGCAACATGGGCAAAGGCAGCAGTCATCCCCGGATTACTAAGTTTAGTGCTTATGCCTATGGTACTTTATAAGCTTCAACCACCGACAATTACATCTTGTGAGGAAGCCATTCGCACAGCAAAATTACGTCTTAAAGAAATGGGCCCCTTGAAAAAAGGAGAAAAGATCATCTTGATGATTTTTATTTTGCTTGTTGTTCTATGGACATTTGGAGACTTGCTAAGAATATCAGCAACCACAGCAGCATTAATTGGTCTATCACTGCTTATCCTGACAAATATTTTAGATTGGCATAAAGATGTTATGGCCAATACAACTGCCTGGGAAACATTTATTTGGTTCGGTGCTCTTATTATGATGGCGTCGTTTCTAAATCAATTGGGTTTCATTCCTCTAATTGGAGATAGCGTAGCCGCAGGGGTTGCAGGACTATCTTGGAAAGTTGGCTTCCCTATCCTATTCCTGATGTACTTTTACTCACATTACCTATTTGCAAGTAATACAGCACACATCGGCGCCATGTTTCCTGTATTTCTCGCTGTTTCCATAGCCTTAGGGACTAACCCCATTTTCGCCTGTTTAGTACTAGCCTTTTCCAGTAATCTGTTTGGAGGACTTACTCACTATGGTTCGGGACCGGCACCCTTATACTTTGGATCGCAACTCGTTTCTATTAAGGATTGGTGGCAATCTGGTTTCATTTTAAGTGTTGTCAATATTGCCATTTGGGTAGGTATCGGCAGCCTGTGGTGGAAAATTCTCGGTCTTATCTAA
- a CDS encoding ABC transporter substrate-binding protein — protein MKYTWWLIAVVFTSSILGGCFSTALKSSKTLTIAIHDDPESLSPEQAKRALDLSVSKLIFEGLTRENPHKHNQVEFALASHYTVSADEKTYTFFIKHEALWSNGTPITSQDITRAWQHAKTCSPHHQAFEGIDFKACSPSSITLTLDSPNSNLLQLLAFPAFSVFNPENLNMFSGPFQLITYNPGHCLLLEKNPYYYDKDKVLISCVNLLVIPDLYTGALLQNRGKVHWLGQPWHQGLTKELKENTPYHYTCYPVEGAFWLVLNTKDPVLSHIHNRYRLAAAINREEIIGYALQGNQDPAYTLSRHSPRQHPHKKQKLITPTEKLTLTYPSNILRCQRIAEILKEQCKSVGIELFLEGLEYHVFLTKRQMCDFTIATATGVAYYPNAPLIPQADRLIKNLEIIPIYHMSYDYITTSPIEKIIHNASGAVDLKYARLP, from the coding sequence ATGAAATACACATGGTGGTTGATTGCTGTTGTATTCACGTCTTCAATTTTAGGAGGCTGTTTTTCAACAGCTTTAAAATCATCAAAAACCCTTACGATTGCCATCCATGACGACCCGGAATCTTTATCCCCTGAACAAGCCAAACGCGCTTTAGATCTTTCTGTATCTAAACTCATTTTCGAAGGACTTACAAGAGAAAATCCTCACAAACATAATCAAGTAGAATTTGCCCTAGCAAGTCATTATACCGTATCGGCGGATGAAAAAACCTATACTTTCTTTATCAAACATGAGGCCTTATGGAGTAATGGCACCCCAATCACATCTCAGGATATTACTCGAGCATGGCAACATGCAAAAACTTGCTCTCCTCACCACCAAGCATTTGAAGGTATCGATTTTAAAGCCTGCTCACCATCCAGCATTACCTTAACACTAGATTCCCCAAATTCTAATCTACTGCAATTACTAGCTTTCCCAGCATTTTCTGTTTTCAACCCCGAAAATTTGAATATGTTTAGTGGACCTTTCCAATTAATAACTTACAATCCCGGGCATTGCCTTTTACTAGAAAAAAATCCTTACTACTATGATAAAGACAAGGTCCTTATCTCCTGTGTTAACTTATTAGTTATTCCGGATTTATATACCGGAGCCCTGTTACAAAATCGTGGGAAAGTTCATTGGTTAGGGCAACCCTGGCATCAAGGGTTGACGAAGGAACTGAAAGAAAATACTCCCTATCACTACACTTGCTACCCCGTAGAAGGAGCTTTTTGGCTTGTACTTAATACAAAAGATCCAGTTTTATCTCATATTCATAATCGCTATAGATTGGCAGCCGCGATTAACAGAGAAGAAATTATAGGTTATGCTCTACAGGGCAACCAAGATCCCGCCTATACACTATCTAGGCACTCCCCTCGACAGCACCCACACAAAAAGCAAAAACTCATTACCCCCACAGAAAAACTGACTCTAACCTATCCTTCAAATATTTTACGATGCCAACGCATTGCAGAAATTCTTAAAGAACAATGTAAATCAGTAGGTATTGAGTTATTTCTTGAAGGATTGGAATACCATGTTTTCCTAACCAAACGACAAATGTGTGATTTTACTATAGCTACGGCAACAGGAGTCGCTTATTACCCAAACGCCCCGTTAATCCCACAAGCAGACAGGTTAATTAAAAACCTAGAGATTATTCCTATCTACCATATGAGCTACGATTACATCACTACATCTCCAATAGAAAAAATTATTCATAATGCCTCTGGAGCCGTCGATCTTAAATACGCACGCTTACCTTAA
- the ruvX gene encoding Holliday junction resolvase RuvX: protein MSNPQVAKVFLGVDYGERRIGLAYAAYPLCISLPIGFIETGKTLGDTAKLLVRIIHERNVSTVVLGNPIPMQKRHTSVLQEDIIKLASLIQESCPVEVILWDERLSSAQAERMLKGDCGLSRKKRKGKTDSIAATLILTSFLESSPHTLS from the coding sequence ATGTCTAATCCTCAAGTGGCAAAAGTTTTCCTTGGAGTAGATTATGGAGAGAGACGGATAGGTCTAGCCTATGCTGCATATCCCCTATGTATTAGTCTACCTATAGGGTTTATAGAAACAGGGAAAACACTAGGAGACACAGCAAAACTTCTTGTTAGAATTATTCATGAACGCAACGTTTCTACTGTGGTACTAGGCAATCCCATCCCTATGCAAAAAAGACATACATCTGTCTTACAAGAAGATATAATCAAACTCGCCTCTCTAATTCAAGAATCTTGTCCTGTTGAAGTTATCTTGTGGGATGAACGACTCTCCTCAGCACAAGCAGAACGCATGTTAAAAGGTGATTGCGGACTCAGTAGAAAAAAAAGAAAAGGCAAAACCGATAGCATCGCTGCAACTCTGATTCTCACCAGCTTTTTAGAAAGTTCACCCCATACTCTTTCTTAA
- a CDS encoding ABC transporter ATP-binding protein — protein sequence MPDTLLNIQNLTIASNNPRRLLIDNLSLSIKKRHSLALVGENGSGKTTITKAILGFLPDNCEILEGNIFFENTNLKTLSYKKFQKIRGKKIATVLQNAIGSLTPSMRIGAQIVETLRQHNPITKKEAYARALELLTSVCIPNPERCFHLYPFELSGGMRQRTVIAISLASSPELILADEPTTALDSVSQAQVLRILRKVHKEHHTAMLLVTHNLALVTELCDDIAIIKDGQLVETGSVKEIFSSPKHPYTKRLLKAVSKIPLTACSSPILRAKLENLRNTDTLQTTYD from the coding sequence ATGCCTGATACCTTACTAAACATACAAAATCTTACGATAGCATCAAACAATCCACGTAGATTGCTCATAGATAATCTCAGCCTTTCAATTAAAAAACGGCATAGCTTAGCGTTAGTTGGTGAAAATGGATCAGGAAAGACAACAATTACTAAAGCGATTCTAGGTTTCCTTCCAGATAATTGTGAAATCTTAGAAGGAAATATCTTCTTTGAAAATACTAATTTAAAAACCCTGTCCTATAAAAAATTCCAAAAGATCCGGGGGAAGAAAATAGCGACAGTATTGCAAAATGCTATTGGATCTCTTACGCCATCTATGCGTATAGGAGCACAAATTGTAGAAACCTTGCGACAACACAATCCCATAACAAAAAAAGAAGCTTATGCAAGAGCTTTAGAATTACTCACAAGCGTATGCATCCCTAATCCTGAACGATGTTTTCACCTTTATCCTTTTGAATTAAGCGGGGGCATGCGGCAACGTACCGTAATTGCTATATCTCTAGCGAGCTCTCCAGAGCTTATTCTTGCTGATGAGCCAACAACAGCACTGGATTCTGTGTCTCAGGCTCAGGTATTGCGTATATTGCGTAAAGTGCATAAAGAACATCATACCGCCATGTTGTTAGTTACTCATAATCTGGCTTTAGTCACAGAACTTTGTGATGACATCGCAATTATTAAAGATGGCCAACTTGTAGAAACAGGCAGTGTAAAAGAGATATTCTCTTCTCCAAAGCACCCCTATACAAAACGTCTTCTGAAAGCTGTATCAAAAATTCCTCTAACCGCTTGCTCTTCGCCTATTTTAAGAGCGAAGCTCGAAAATTTAAGAAATACAGATACTTTGCAGACAACATATGACTAA